The following coding sequences lie in one Anoplolepis gracilipes chromosome 4, ASM4749672v1, whole genome shotgun sequence genomic window:
- the Acsl gene encoding fatty acid CoA ligase Acsl3 isoform X1, whose translation MIVDDKQEMEGFWISGAIHAIKALSYVYDLLTFPVYLILQRPWEKRKASRRIKARPISKDESQVTYRSVDSPASMHIKLEREKVDTLEKVLLWVVKMHGDKRCLGTRQILAEEDEPQPNGRIFKKYKMGEYKWKSYNDVDRLALSFGRGLIELGMKPRNNVVIFAETRAEWMIAAHACFKQNFTVVTIYATLGDEAIAHGINETEVDTVITSHDLLPKFKRLLEMVPEVKKIIYMEDQLKSTDTKGYKNGVRLVPFSDVIKMGNDSKVKSNSPKGDDTAIIMYTSGSTGVPKGVILSHKNIISTLKAFSDAVQIRSDDVFLGFLPLAHVFELLAESVCLLTGVPIGYSSPLTLIDSSSKIQRGSKGDASVLHPTCLTAVPLILDRISKGINEKVKKSGPFRQAIFNFAYEYKLKWTKRGYETPLFDKYIFGAAKQVLGGRVRLVLTGGAPLSPDTHNQVKLCLCVTVTQGYGLTETSSCATVMDMHDRTTGRVGAPTTVCDIRLENWEEAGYRVTDHPHSRGEIVIGGDIVSAGYYKLPDKTKEDFFQEDGKQWFRTGDIGEFHPDGSIKIIDRKKDLVKLQLGEYVSLGKVESELKTCPVVENICVYGDANKAYTVALVVPNPQYLEEIATNQGITGKSLEELCNDPQIEKVVLQELVEQAKKCKLQRFEIPGAVKLCAEQWSPDMGLVTAAFKLKRKAVQERYQHEINRMYAS comes from the exons ATGATCGTGGACGATAAACA GGAAATGGAAGGCTTCTGGATCAGCGGTGCGATCCACGCGATCAAGGCTCTATCGTATGTGTACGACTTGTTGACATTCCCCGTATATCTCATACTTCAACGACCCTGGGAGAAGCGTAAGGCATCTAGGAGGATCAAGGCCCGTCCGATCTCGAAGGATGAGTCCCAGGTCACTTACAGAAGCGTCGACTCCCCGGCATCAATGCACATCAAGCTTGAACGTGAAAAAGTCGACACTTTGGAAAAAGTGCTTCTCTGGGTTGTCAAGATGCACGGCGACAAAAGATGTCTTGGCACCAGGCAAATCTTAGCGGAAGAGGATGAGCCGCAACCTAACggtagaattttcaaaaag TATAAAATGGGAGAGTACAAATGGAAGTCTTACAACGACGTTGACAGGTTGGCCCTCTCCTTTGGTCGAGGTTTGATCGAGCTGGGTATGAAGCCACGCAACAACGTCGTTATTTTTGCTGAGACAAGAGCGGAATGGATGATTGCCGCACACGCGTGCTTCAAGCAGAACTTTACGGTGGTGACGATTTATGCGACCTTGGGCGATGAAGCTATCGCTCATGGTATTAATGAAACCGAGGTGGACACTGTCATTACCAGCCATGATCTTTTGCCAAAGTTCAAGCGATTGCTAGAAATGGTGCCAGAGGTCAAGAAGATTATTTACATGGAAGATCAACTAAAATCGACTGACACTAAAGGCTATAAG aaTGGAGTGCGGCTGGTCCCCTTCTCTGACGTCATCAAAATGGGCAACGATTCGAAAGTGAAGAGTAATTCACCAAAAGGCGATGACACGGCCATAATTATGTATACGTCAGGTTCGACCGGAGTTCCGAAAGGCGTGATTCTTTCTCACAAAAATATCATAAGCACTCTAAAAGCATTTTCCGACGCGGTACAAATCAGATCAGACGACGTTTTTCTCGGTTTCTTGCCATTGGCTCATGTCTTTGAACTTTTGGCTGAAAGCGTGTGTCTTTTGACTGGAGTTCCTATTGGTTATAGCTCGCCGCTTACATTGATTGATTCGAGTAGCAAAATTCAGAGGGGATCAAAAGGTGATGCTTCCGTCCTACACCCAACTTGTTTAACCGCGGTACCG CTTATTCTTGATCGCATCTCTAAAGGAATAAACGAAAAAGTGAAGAAGTCTGGTCCCTTTAGGCAAGCTATCTTCAATTTTGCGtacgaatataaattaaagtggACGAAACGGGGCTATGAAACGCCTCTTTTCGACAAGTATATCTTTGGAGCTGCGAAGCAGGTGCTTGGTGGTCGCGTTAGGCTTGTTCTTACCGGAGGCGCTCCACTCAGTCCAGACACTCACAATCAAGTGAAACTCTGTTTGTGCGTCACTGTAACTCAAGGATACGGTCTTACGGAAACGAGTTCTTGTGCAACTGTTATGGATA TGCACGATAGAACCACCGGAAGAGTCGGAGCACCAACCACAGTTTGCGATATCCGTTTGGAGAACTGGGAAGAAGCTGGTTATCGTGTCACAGATCATCCGCATTCTAGAGGAGAAATTGTGATTGGTGGCGACATTGTTTCCGCGggttattataaattgccgGATAAAACAAAGGAGGATTTCTTTCAAGAAGACGGCAAACAATGGTTCCGAACAGGCGACATCGGTGAATTCCATCCGGATGGTTCTATCAAGATTATCG ACCGGAAAAAGGATCTGGTTAAACTACAACTTGGTGAATACGTTTCCTTGGGTAAAGTAGAATCTGAGTTGAAGACTTGTCCCGTTGTGGAAAACATTTGCGTCTATGGAGATGCGAATAAAGCATATACTGTAGCGCTAGTTGTACCTAATCCACAATACTTGGAGGAAATCGCCACAAATCAAGGCATAACTGGAAAGAGTCTTGAAGAACTCTGCAACGATCCACAAATTGAGAAAGTAGTACTTCAAGAACTTGTTGAGCAAGCAAAGAAAT GTAAGCTCCAGAGATTCGAAATACCCGGCGCGGTAAAGTTGTGCGCGGAACAGTGGTCTCCCGACATGGGTTTGGTAACCGCGGCATTTAAACTCAAGAGGAAAGCGGTTCAGGAACGTTATCAACATGAAATTAACAGAATGTATGCCTCGTGA
- the LOC140664438 gene encoding uncharacterized protein isoform X1 has translation MPVGGRVAGKVGIYSSHYNGNVDVDIVLLGKGYSGINEEIIWISIGMGITIAILITIALCYIAREKCRKRHEGYYTS, from the exons ATGCCGGTCGGTGGACGAGTCGCTGGTAAAGTCGGGATATACAGCTCCCACTACAATGGTAATGTGGATGTGGATATCGTTCTATTAG GAAAAGGCTATAGTGGCATAAATGAGGAGATCATCTGGATCAGCATAGGTATGGGGATCACCATAGCGATCCTGATCACCATAGCGCTGTGCTACATCGCTCGCGAAAAGTGTCGCAAACGGCACGAGGGATACTACACATCCTGA
- the Acsl gene encoding fatty acid CoA ligase Acsl3 isoform X2 — MEMEGFWISGAIHAIKALSYVYDLLTFPVYLILQRPWEKRKASRRIKARPISKDESQVTYRSVDSPASMHIKLEREKVDTLEKVLLWVVKMHGDKRCLGTRQILAEEDEPQPNGRIFKKYKMGEYKWKSYNDVDRLALSFGRGLIELGMKPRNNVVIFAETRAEWMIAAHACFKQNFTVVTIYATLGDEAIAHGINETEVDTVITSHDLLPKFKRLLEMVPEVKKIIYMEDQLKSTDTKGYKNGVRLVPFSDVIKMGNDSKVKSNSPKGDDTAIIMYTSGSTGVPKGVILSHKNIISTLKAFSDAVQIRSDDVFLGFLPLAHVFELLAESVCLLTGVPIGYSSPLTLIDSSSKIQRGSKGDASVLHPTCLTAVPLILDRISKGINEKVKKSGPFRQAIFNFAYEYKLKWTKRGYETPLFDKYIFGAAKQVLGGRVRLVLTGGAPLSPDTHNQVKLCLCVTVTQGYGLTETSSCATVMDMHDRTTGRVGAPTTVCDIRLENWEEAGYRVTDHPHSRGEIVIGGDIVSAGYYKLPDKTKEDFFQEDGKQWFRTGDIGEFHPDGSIKIIDRKKDLVKLQLGEYVSLGKVESELKTCPVVENICVYGDANKAYTVALVVPNPQYLEEIATNQGITGKSLEELCNDPQIEKVVLQELVEQAKKCKLQRFEIPGAVKLCAEQWSPDMGLVTAAFKLKRKAVQERYQHEINRMYAS, encoded by the exons AT GGAAATGGAAGGCTTCTGGATCAGCGGTGCGATCCACGCGATCAAGGCTCTATCGTATGTGTACGACTTGTTGACATTCCCCGTATATCTCATACTTCAACGACCCTGGGAGAAGCGTAAGGCATCTAGGAGGATCAAGGCCCGTCCGATCTCGAAGGATGAGTCCCAGGTCACTTACAGAAGCGTCGACTCCCCGGCATCAATGCACATCAAGCTTGAACGTGAAAAAGTCGACACTTTGGAAAAAGTGCTTCTCTGGGTTGTCAAGATGCACGGCGACAAAAGATGTCTTGGCACCAGGCAAATCTTAGCGGAAGAGGATGAGCCGCAACCTAACggtagaattttcaaaaag TATAAAATGGGAGAGTACAAATGGAAGTCTTACAACGACGTTGACAGGTTGGCCCTCTCCTTTGGTCGAGGTTTGATCGAGCTGGGTATGAAGCCACGCAACAACGTCGTTATTTTTGCTGAGACAAGAGCGGAATGGATGATTGCCGCACACGCGTGCTTCAAGCAGAACTTTACGGTGGTGACGATTTATGCGACCTTGGGCGATGAAGCTATCGCTCATGGTATTAATGAAACCGAGGTGGACACTGTCATTACCAGCCATGATCTTTTGCCAAAGTTCAAGCGATTGCTAGAAATGGTGCCAGAGGTCAAGAAGATTATTTACATGGAAGATCAACTAAAATCGACTGACACTAAAGGCTATAAG aaTGGAGTGCGGCTGGTCCCCTTCTCTGACGTCATCAAAATGGGCAACGATTCGAAAGTGAAGAGTAATTCACCAAAAGGCGATGACACGGCCATAATTATGTATACGTCAGGTTCGACCGGAGTTCCGAAAGGCGTGATTCTTTCTCACAAAAATATCATAAGCACTCTAAAAGCATTTTCCGACGCGGTACAAATCAGATCAGACGACGTTTTTCTCGGTTTCTTGCCATTGGCTCATGTCTTTGAACTTTTGGCTGAAAGCGTGTGTCTTTTGACTGGAGTTCCTATTGGTTATAGCTCGCCGCTTACATTGATTGATTCGAGTAGCAAAATTCAGAGGGGATCAAAAGGTGATGCTTCCGTCCTACACCCAACTTGTTTAACCGCGGTACCG CTTATTCTTGATCGCATCTCTAAAGGAATAAACGAAAAAGTGAAGAAGTCTGGTCCCTTTAGGCAAGCTATCTTCAATTTTGCGtacgaatataaattaaagtggACGAAACGGGGCTATGAAACGCCTCTTTTCGACAAGTATATCTTTGGAGCTGCGAAGCAGGTGCTTGGTGGTCGCGTTAGGCTTGTTCTTACCGGAGGCGCTCCACTCAGTCCAGACACTCACAATCAAGTGAAACTCTGTTTGTGCGTCACTGTAACTCAAGGATACGGTCTTACGGAAACGAGTTCTTGTGCAACTGTTATGGATA TGCACGATAGAACCACCGGAAGAGTCGGAGCACCAACCACAGTTTGCGATATCCGTTTGGAGAACTGGGAAGAAGCTGGTTATCGTGTCACAGATCATCCGCATTCTAGAGGAGAAATTGTGATTGGTGGCGACATTGTTTCCGCGggttattataaattgccgGATAAAACAAAGGAGGATTTCTTTCAAGAAGACGGCAAACAATGGTTCCGAACAGGCGACATCGGTGAATTCCATCCGGATGGTTCTATCAAGATTATCG ACCGGAAAAAGGATCTGGTTAAACTACAACTTGGTGAATACGTTTCCTTGGGTAAAGTAGAATCTGAGTTGAAGACTTGTCCCGTTGTGGAAAACATTTGCGTCTATGGAGATGCGAATAAAGCATATACTGTAGCGCTAGTTGTACCTAATCCACAATACTTGGAGGAAATCGCCACAAATCAAGGCATAACTGGAAAGAGTCTTGAAGAACTCTGCAACGATCCACAAATTGAGAAAGTAGTACTTCAAGAACTTGTTGAGCAAGCAAAGAAAT GTAAGCTCCAGAGATTCGAAATACCCGGCGCGGTAAAGTTGTGCGCGGAACAGTGGTCTCCCGACATGGGTTTGGTAACCGCGGCATTTAAACTCAAGAGGAAAGCGGTTCAGGAACGTTATCAACATGAAATTAACAGAATGTATGCCTCGTGA
- the Acsl gene encoding fatty acid CoA ligase Acsl3 isoform X3, whose amino-acid sequence MEGFWISGAIHAIKALSYVYDLLTFPVYLILQRPWEKRKASRRIKARPISKDESQVTYRSVDSPASMHIKLEREKVDTLEKVLLWVVKMHGDKRCLGTRQILAEEDEPQPNGRIFKKYKMGEYKWKSYNDVDRLALSFGRGLIELGMKPRNNVVIFAETRAEWMIAAHACFKQNFTVVTIYATLGDEAIAHGINETEVDTVITSHDLLPKFKRLLEMVPEVKKIIYMEDQLKSTDTKGYKNGVRLVPFSDVIKMGNDSKVKSNSPKGDDTAIIMYTSGSTGVPKGVILSHKNIISTLKAFSDAVQIRSDDVFLGFLPLAHVFELLAESVCLLTGVPIGYSSPLTLIDSSSKIQRGSKGDASVLHPTCLTAVPLILDRISKGINEKVKKSGPFRQAIFNFAYEYKLKWTKRGYETPLFDKYIFGAAKQVLGGRVRLVLTGGAPLSPDTHNQVKLCLCVTVTQGYGLTETSSCATVMDMHDRTTGRVGAPTTVCDIRLENWEEAGYRVTDHPHSRGEIVIGGDIVSAGYYKLPDKTKEDFFQEDGKQWFRTGDIGEFHPDGSIKIIDRKKDLVKLQLGEYVSLGKVESELKTCPVVENICVYGDANKAYTVALVVPNPQYLEEIATNQGITGKSLEELCNDPQIEKVVLQELVEQAKKCKLQRFEIPGAVKLCAEQWSPDMGLVTAAFKLKRKAVQERYQHEINRMYAS is encoded by the exons ATGGAAGGCTTCTGGATCAGCGGTGCGATCCACGCGATCAAGGCTCTATCGTATGTGTACGACTTGTTGACATTCCCCGTATATCTCATACTTCAACGACCCTGGGAGAAGCGTAAGGCATCTAGGAGGATCAAGGCCCGTCCGATCTCGAAGGATGAGTCCCAGGTCACTTACAGAAGCGTCGACTCCCCGGCATCAATGCACATCAAGCTTGAACGTGAAAAAGTCGACACTTTGGAAAAAGTGCTTCTCTGGGTTGTCAAGATGCACGGCGACAAAAGATGTCTTGGCACCAGGCAAATCTTAGCGGAAGAGGATGAGCCGCAACCTAACggtagaattttcaaaaag TATAAAATGGGAGAGTACAAATGGAAGTCTTACAACGACGTTGACAGGTTGGCCCTCTCCTTTGGTCGAGGTTTGATCGAGCTGGGTATGAAGCCACGCAACAACGTCGTTATTTTTGCTGAGACAAGAGCGGAATGGATGATTGCCGCACACGCGTGCTTCAAGCAGAACTTTACGGTGGTGACGATTTATGCGACCTTGGGCGATGAAGCTATCGCTCATGGTATTAATGAAACCGAGGTGGACACTGTCATTACCAGCCATGATCTTTTGCCAAAGTTCAAGCGATTGCTAGAAATGGTGCCAGAGGTCAAGAAGATTATTTACATGGAAGATCAACTAAAATCGACTGACACTAAAGGCTATAAG aaTGGAGTGCGGCTGGTCCCCTTCTCTGACGTCATCAAAATGGGCAACGATTCGAAAGTGAAGAGTAATTCACCAAAAGGCGATGACACGGCCATAATTATGTATACGTCAGGTTCGACCGGAGTTCCGAAAGGCGTGATTCTTTCTCACAAAAATATCATAAGCACTCTAAAAGCATTTTCCGACGCGGTACAAATCAGATCAGACGACGTTTTTCTCGGTTTCTTGCCATTGGCTCATGTCTTTGAACTTTTGGCTGAAAGCGTGTGTCTTTTGACTGGAGTTCCTATTGGTTATAGCTCGCCGCTTACATTGATTGATTCGAGTAGCAAAATTCAGAGGGGATCAAAAGGTGATGCTTCCGTCCTACACCCAACTTGTTTAACCGCGGTACCG CTTATTCTTGATCGCATCTCTAAAGGAATAAACGAAAAAGTGAAGAAGTCTGGTCCCTTTAGGCAAGCTATCTTCAATTTTGCGtacgaatataaattaaagtggACGAAACGGGGCTATGAAACGCCTCTTTTCGACAAGTATATCTTTGGAGCTGCGAAGCAGGTGCTTGGTGGTCGCGTTAGGCTTGTTCTTACCGGAGGCGCTCCACTCAGTCCAGACACTCACAATCAAGTGAAACTCTGTTTGTGCGTCACTGTAACTCAAGGATACGGTCTTACGGAAACGAGTTCTTGTGCAACTGTTATGGATA TGCACGATAGAACCACCGGAAGAGTCGGAGCACCAACCACAGTTTGCGATATCCGTTTGGAGAACTGGGAAGAAGCTGGTTATCGTGTCACAGATCATCCGCATTCTAGAGGAGAAATTGTGATTGGTGGCGACATTGTTTCCGCGggttattataaattgccgGATAAAACAAAGGAGGATTTCTTTCAAGAAGACGGCAAACAATGGTTCCGAACAGGCGACATCGGTGAATTCCATCCGGATGGTTCTATCAAGATTATCG ACCGGAAAAAGGATCTGGTTAAACTACAACTTGGTGAATACGTTTCCTTGGGTAAAGTAGAATCTGAGTTGAAGACTTGTCCCGTTGTGGAAAACATTTGCGTCTATGGAGATGCGAATAAAGCATATACTGTAGCGCTAGTTGTACCTAATCCACAATACTTGGAGGAAATCGCCACAAATCAAGGCATAACTGGAAAGAGTCTTGAAGAACTCTGCAACGATCCACAAATTGAGAAAGTAGTACTTCAAGAACTTGTTGAGCAAGCAAAGAAAT GTAAGCTCCAGAGATTCGAAATACCCGGCGCGGTAAAGTTGTGCGCGGAACAGTGGTCTCCCGACATGGGTTTGGTAACCGCGGCATTTAAACTCAAGAGGAAAGCGGTTCAGGAACGTTATCAACATGAAATTAACAGAATGTATGCCTCGTGA
- the LOC140664438 gene encoding uncharacterized protein isoform X2, whose protein sequence is MPVGGRVAGKVGIYSSHYNGKGYSGINEEIIWISIGMGITIAILITIALCYIAREKCRKRHEGYYTS, encoded by the exons ATGCCGGTCGGTGGACGAGTCGCTGGTAAAGTCGGGATATACAGCTCCCACTACAATG GAAAAGGCTATAGTGGCATAAATGAGGAGATCATCTGGATCAGCATAGGTATGGGGATCACCATAGCGATCCTGATCACCATAGCGCTGTGCTACATCGCTCGCGAAAAGTGTCGCAAACGGCACGAGGGATACTACACATCCTGA